In Psychrobacter ciconiae, the following are encoded in one genomic region:
- a CDS encoding pilus assembly protein PilP — MTSKQLPLIGVMMTALGLVGCSDRVGLAQEAMEQIRNESAQPVAPPPQAEVIEDFVYSSSMLRSPFLPPSLVNVQAPTNVLDGVRPDITREKEPLEAFELSQLTFRGMVISPEGQKYALVQRPDGSVASVKVGDYIGLNDGRIVEITSTQINLIEIVPDSRVGFVERPQSLVSPIS, encoded by the coding sequence ATGACAAGCAAGCAACTGCCCTTAATTGGCGTCATGATGACGGCGCTTGGACTGGTGGGATGTAGTGATCGTGTGGGTCTTGCCCAAGAAGCAATGGAGCAAATCCGTAATGAGTCGGCACAGCCTGTTGCACCGCCACCTCAAGCTGAAGTGATTGAAGACTTTGTTTATAGCTCAAGCATGCTTCGCAGCCCATTTTTGCCGCCAAGCTTGGTAAATGTTCAAGCCCCTACCAATGTTCTTGATGGCGTTCGCCCTGATATTACCCGTGAAAAAGAGCCGCTTGAAGCGTTTGAGCTGTCTCAGCTGACCTTTCGCGGTATGGTCATCTCGCCTGAAGGTCAAAAATACGCGTTGGTTCAGCGTCCTGATGGTTCGGTTGCCAGCGTCAAAGTTGGTGATTATATTGGACTCAACGACGGTCGAATTGTGGAAATCACATCGACCCAAATTAATTTGATTGAAATTGTGCCAGACAGCCGTGTCGGGTTTGTGGAACGCCCACAGTCGCTGGTATCTCCTATCAGCTAA